Proteins encoded by one window of Polyodon spathula isolate WHYD16114869_AA chromosome 16, ASM1765450v1, whole genome shotgun sequence:
- the LOC121329153 gene encoding LOW QUALITY PROTEIN: matrix remodeling-associated protein 8-like (The sequence of the model RefSeq protein was modified relative to this genomic sequence to represent the inferred CDS: substituted 1 base at 1 genomic stop codon): MQWASSGLLVLFISLLQVRTALLFTAAQANGESVVVAVYNMSAPAGSKAVLQCQSQRMVWTQDGLSDRQRVVHWDLYPPGRDYKVERVCDMFSAGDQRLYNSHNQGRVSMLPSAFTEGNFSLIIRGEAESDKGIYSCNLHQXHCHLTKPLLSLLSAARKERRFWDGEKVVVMALAGSTVSLPCVNRRPVWTEQHSEAEQQVVHWDRQGPGVGQDRADRLVDLYASGERRGYGPLFIRQKMNISELAFSRGDFSLSISDLQPPDQGLYSCHLHHHYCGLHERRLFHLSVTPPLKQNRTGASADTRRDPDTHRDPPMVEPPRVINVILPEHRAHFLQQLGYILATLLLLALVATAIVLLTRRHRKRGLEYNMHKSEKRQVCSNDFVMDATELKAYNNEEIRLDYKNNILKERAELSNLPPPKVIDLDKELEKVSWK, encoded by the exons ATGCAGTGGGCGAGCAGCGGGCTGCTGGTGCTGTTCATCTCCCTGCTTCAAG tacGCACAGCCCTGCTCTTCACTGCAG CCCAGGCGAATGGGGAGAGTGTGGTGGTGGCAGTGTATAATATGAGCGCCCCCGCTGGCTCGAAGGCGGTACTGCAGTGTCAGAGCCAGCGCATGGTGTGGACTCAGGACGGGCTGTCGGACCGGCAGCGTGTGGTGCACTGGGACCTGTACCCCCCGGGCCGGGACTACAAGGTGGAGCGGGTGTGTGACATGTTCTCTGCGGGGGACCAGCGGCTGTACAACTCCCACAACCAGGGCAGAGTCAGCATGCTGCCCAGCGCCTTCACTGAGGGGAACTTCTCTCTCATCATCAGAGGTGAggctgaga GTGACAAGGGCATCTACTCCTGCAACCTGCACCAGTGACACTGCCACCTGACT AAgcctctcctgtctctcctctccgcAGCTCGTAAGGAGCGGCGGTTCTGGGATGGTGAGAAGGTGGTTGTCATGGCGCTGGCTGGCAGCACAGTGTCCCTGCCCTGTGTGAACCGCAGGCCTGTGTGGACGGAGCAGCACAGCGAGGCGGAGCAGCAGGTGGTGCACTGGGACCGGCAGGGCCCTGGCGTGGGGCAGGACCGCGCAGACCGGCTGGTGGACCTGTACGCCTCGGGGGAGCGCCGGGGCTACGGGCCCCTCTTCATCCGGCAGAAGATGAACATTTCGGAGCTTGCTTTCTCCAGGGGAGACTTCTCGCTGTCCATCTCCGACCTGCAGCCTCCCGATCAGGGGCTGTACTCCTGCCACCTGCACCACCACTACTGCGGGCTGCATGAGCGCAGGCTCTTCCATCTCTCTGTCACCCCCCCCCTGAAACAGAACCGCACCGGAGCCAGCGCAGACACGCGCAGGGACCCCGACACACACAGGG ATCCCCCCATGGTTGAGCCTCCCCGTGTCATCAATGTGATCCTCCCAGAGCACCGAGCTCACTTCCTGCAGCAGCTTGGCTACATCCTGGCAACGCTTCTCCTTCTGGCCCTCGTCGCCACGGCGATCGTGCTGCTCACCAGGCGACACAGGAAGAGGG GTCTGGAGTACAACATGCACAAATCTGAAAA GAGGCAGGTGTGCAGTAATGATTTTGTGATGGACGCCACCGAGCTGAAAGCCTACAACAACGAGGAGATCAGACTGG ACTACAAGAACAACATTCTCAAGGAGAGGGCGGAGCTATCCAACCTCCCGCCACCCAAGGTCATTGACCTGGACAAAG AGCTGGAGAAGGTGTCGTGGAagtga
- the dvl1a gene encoding segment polarity protein dishevelled homolog DVL-1 — translation MAETKIIYHIEEEETPYLVKLTVSPEKVTLADFKNVLGNRPVSAYKFFFKSMDQDFGVVKEEVSDDNAKLPCFNGRVVSWLVLAEGSHSDGGSQCTESQPELPPPLERTGGIGDSRPPSFHANAPGSRAGPDTETGTESILSHRRERARRRAREAEFPRLDGLLKPPVSLSRDPVKGVDDASLLSSELDSSSFIDSQEEEEEDEASRLSSSTGLSSSSRLMKRHKRRRRRPKEPKIERSSSFSSITDSTMSVNIIPVTLNMEKYNFLGISIVGQSNERGDGGIYIGSIMKGGAVAADGRIEPGDMLLQVNDVNFENMSNDDAVRILREIVCQPGPISLTVAKCWDPSPRSYFTVPCAEPVRPIDPADWISDTTALTGPFPHYEFDDLPLSVNKSDMATIVKVMQLPDSGLEIRDRMWLKISIRNAVIGADVVDWLFSRVDGFRE, via the exons ATGGCGGAAACTAAAATAATCTACCATATCGAAGAAGAGGAGACTCCATATTTAGTGAAGCTGACCGTTTCTCCCGAAAAAGTCACTCTggcagattttaaaaatgtgctcGGTAACCGGCCTGTCAGTGCCTACAAATTCTTCTTCAAATCTATGGACCAGGATTTCGG ggtAGTGAAGGAAGAGGTCTCTGATGACAATGCGAAGCTGCCCTGCTTCAACGGGAGAGTCGTGTCCTGG CTGGTCCTGGCTGAGGGCTCTCATTCTGATGGGGGGTCTCAGTGCACAGAGAGTCAGCCGGAGCTGCCCCCTCCCCTCGAGAGGACTGGCGGCATTGGGGACTCCAGACCCCCCTCCTTcca TGCGAACGCGCCGGGCAGTCGGGCCGGGCCGGACACGGAGACGGGAACAGAGTCCATCCTGAGCCATCGGAGAGAGAGGGCAAGGAGGAGAGCCAGAGAGGCAGAGT TCCCCCGTTTGGACGGGCTCTTGAAGCCCCCTGTCTCGCTGTCCCGGGACCCTGTGAAGGGGGTGGATGACGCCTCCCTGCTGAGCAGCGAACTcgactccagctccttcatcgACTcgcaggaggaagaggaggaggacgAGGCCAGCAG gctcaGCAGCTCCACAGGGCTCAGCTCCTCGTCCCGGTTGATGAAGAGACACAAGCGCCGGCGTCGGAGACCCAAGGAACCAAAGATTGAGAGG TCCTCTTCGTTCAGCAGCATCACCGACTCAACCATGTCTGTGAACATCATCCCCGTCACCCTGAACATGG agAAGTATAATTTCCTGGGGATCAGCATCGTGGGGCAGAGCAACGAGCGGGGCGACGGGGGCATCTACATCGGCTCCATCATGAAGGGGGGGGCCGTGGCAGCCGACGGGAGGATCGAACCCGGGGACATGCTGCTGCAG GTAAACGATGTGAACTTTGAGAACATGAGCAATGACGACGCGGTGAGGATCCTGAGAGAGATCGTCTGCCAGCCCgg tCCGATCAGTCTGACTGTGGCCAAGTGTTGGGACCCGTCCCCCCGGAGCTACTTCACCGTCCCCTGCg CGGAACCGGTTCGGCCCATTGACCCAGCTGACTGGATCTCCGACACCACGGCTCTGACTGGACCCTTCCCTCACTACG AGTTCGATGACCTGCCCCTCAGCGTCAACAAGAGCGACATGGCAACCATCGTCAAGGTGATGCAGCTCCCAGACTCCGGCCTGGAGATACGAGACAGGATGTGGCTGAAAATCAGCATCAGAAACGCGGTGATcg GTGCTGACGTGGTGGACTGGCTCTTCTCGCGGGTGGACGGGTTCAGGGAGTAG